From a single Larimichthys crocea isolate SSNF chromosome XIII, L_crocea_2.0, whole genome shotgun sequence genomic region:
- the LOC109137030 gene encoding cell wall protein DAN4 produces the protein MTTAVPTTNAVTRTTAVPTTTAVPPTTTEVTTTATAITAMAVATSTTVTTGVRKTTTAEITATAATTIFVGRTTTAVPTTAEVITTAAGTTTTVSTTMTASTTKTAASPTAVTTTTATSTTAAATEHEYTVAADMPKEPFTEDLKDRNSTAFKELEKRVLQTCSVIYKERFGDRFDHCRVKSFSRAQGTNSRADGTQANIGIVFKPSTPLAELPQNSVVVQTLVEAVNNSNNSFSVSISPSSVQVLASPIPTTTTPATTASATTTPAATASATTTPMTSTSTTTTTTTTTTTTVATVNKTVIFRSRLDTYTSDLENASSPAFKNRASNIKAQLDPKFKEEFPGSFRSLEVVAFRQGSIINEMKLTFESTSVPNNTQIASVLINAASSVTGFDIEGSSITVDGLASSGVNHKISLLTAFCLVLLSWLLSSQQ, from the exons ATGACTACCGCAGTACCAACAACAAATGCTGTTACAAGAACGACTGCAGtcccaacaacaactgcagtaCCACCAACAACGACTGAGGTTACAACAACTGCTACTGCAATAACAGCAATGGCTGTTGCTACAAGTACTACTGTTACAACTGGAGTgcgaaaaacaacaacagctgagaTTACAGcaactgctgcaacaacaataTTTGTTGGAAGAACAACAACTGCAGTACCAACAACGGCTGAAGTTATAACAACTGCTGCaggcacaacaacaacagtttctACAACAATGACtgcttcaacaacaaaaactgcagcATCACCAACAGCTGTCACAACAACTACTGCCACatcaacaacagctgctgcaacagaACATGAATATACTGTGGCAGCAGATATGCCTAAAGAACCTTTTACAGAAGACCTTAAAGATCGCAATAGCACTGCATTCAAAGAGCTTGAAAAACGAGTTTTACAGACG tgttcTGTCATATACAAAGAAAGATTTGGTGATCGGTTTGACCACTGCCGTGTGAAAAGTTTCAG TCGTGCTCAAGGTACAAATTCACGAGCGGATGGAACTCAAGCAAACATTGGGATTGTGTTCAAACCAAGTACTCCACTTGCAGAACTCCCACAGAACAGTGTTGTTGTTCAAACTTTAGTAGAAGCTGTAAACAATTCCAACAATAGCTTCAGTGTGAGCATAAGTCCCTCTTCTGTTCAAGTGTTAG cAAGTCCAATTCCAACAACTACTACACCTGCAACTACTGCGTCTGCAACTACCACACCTGCAGCTACTGCGTCTGCAACTACCACACCTATGACTTCCACATCTACAACTACCACAACTACCACTACCACAACTACCACTGTAgcaactgtaaacaaaacagtgattttCAGATCTCGTCTAGACACATATACCAGTGACTTGGAAAATGCTTCATCTCCAGCCTTTAAAAATCGAGCTTCAAATATAAAGGCACAG CTTGACCCGAAATTCAAAGAGGAATTCCCTGGCTCCTTCCGGTCCTTGGAGGTGGTGGCATTCAG acaAGGATCAATCATCAACGAAATGAAACTTACATTTGAAAGCACATCTGTTCCTAATAACACTCAGATTGCAAGTGTTCTGATCAACGCAGCTTCAAGCGTCACTGGCTTTGACATTGAAGGCAGCTCCATCACTGTGGATGGCCTCG CTTCGAGTGGAGTAAACCACAAGATCAGTCTGCTCACTGCATTCTGCCTAGtactgttgtcatggttactgTCAAGCCAGCAATAG